Part of the Gadus macrocephalus chromosome 22, ASM3116895v1 genome, tctgtctgtctgtctgtctgtctgtctgtctgtctgtctgtctgtctgtctgtctgtctgtctgtctgtctgtctgtctgtctgtctgtctgtctgtctgtctgtctgtctgtctgtctgtctgtctgtctgtctgtctgtctgtctgtctgtctgtctgtctgtctgtctgtctgtctgtctgtctgtctgtctgtctgtctgtctgtctgtctgtctgtctgtctgtctgtctgtctgtctgtctgtctgtctgtctgtctgtctgtctgtctgtctgtctgtctgtctgtctgtctgtctgtctgtctgtctgtctgtctgtctgtctgtctgtctgtctgtctgtctgtctgtctgtctgtctgtctgtctgtctgtctgtctgtctgtctgtctgtctgtctgtctgtctgtctgtctgtctgtctgtctgtctgtctgtctgtctgtctgtctgtctgtctgtctgtctgtctgtctgtctgtctgtctgtctgtctgtctgtctgtctgtctgtctgtctgtctgtctgtctgtctgtctgtctgtctgtctgtctgtctgtctgtctgtctgtctgtctgtctgtctgtctgtctgtctgtctgtctgtctgtctgtctgtctgtctgtctgtctgtctgtctgtctgtctgtctgtctgtctgtctgtctgtctgtctgtctgtctgtctgtctgtctgtctgtctgtctgtctgtctgtctgtctgtctgtctgtctgtctgtctgtctgtctgtctgtctgtctgtctgtctgtctgtctgtctgtctgtctgtctgtctgtctgtctgtctgtctgtctgtctgtctgtctgtctgtctgtctgtctgtctgtctgtctgtctgtctgtctgtctgtctgtctgtctgtctgtctgtctgtctgtctgtctgtctgtctgtctgtctgtctgtctgtctgtctgtctgtctgtctgtctgtctgtctgtctgtctgtctgtctgtctgtctgtctgtctgtctgtctgtctgtctgtctgtctgtctgtctgtctgtctgtctgtctgtctgtctgtctgtctgtctgtctgtctgtctgtctgtctgtctgtctgtctgtctgtctgtctgtctgtctgtctgtctgtctgtctgtctgtctgtctgtctgtctgtctgtctgtctgtctgtctgtctgtctgtctgtctgtctgtctgtctgtctgtctgtctgtctgtctgtctgtctgtctgtctggtcatAAGCATTCAGGGGATAATTGCCTTGCTCTAGAGACCCCTCGGCCCTAAGGAGGAACCAAAGACCAGACCAGCCattcaacaaaaacaatggcTACATGTAATGGTATCCTCCATCCTCAAGGGCAGTTTGTGTTTCCATTAGGGCTCACGCTGGCGTTCACACGCTCATTTGAGGTAGGAAACATCTATCCGGAAGGTTCATATCACCAGAGATGCTGCGGTCCCTCGCGGCTTGGATTTAGTAATGACTCTGTTGGAGGGATTGACCTAAATACTCCCGTTGGATTGAGTCCACATTTCTCCTAATGCACCACTTGCACGGATTCCCCGTGATGGTTTTCAACATTGGATGTTTTGGGGATATAACATTGAAGTTCTCTTTAGATCTATGTTATTAACTAATAAGTTATTTTTATTCTAATTGGCTCACAGTGGTTTACGGTCATTAAGAGCAGGCAGATGTTTGGGCATCTCGTCTCAAGGACGCTTCAAGGTACGAGGAAAAGTGGagattggggatcaaacccgggACCTCTTGTTTGAGGGTCAGCCTCCATCTACACTGTCCAGCCACCCCTCCCCGGTGTTGTATAATAATCCATATACAGGCGTGTGCGTGCTCGTCCACTGAGTGGGGATGGAGGTCGTGTGCTGGCCAAGGTCATGTGTCTCATGTTCCATCATCTCTCCCAGCAGCAACGTCACCACCATCCCCGGCCCTGAGCGTCGCTTTATCAGGGCTCTCAACCTCTGaacgccaacccccccccccaccctcatcaTGGGAGGGTTTGATTgatgagtgtatgtgtatgtgtgagagagagagagagagagagagagagagagagagagagagagagagagagagagagagagagagagagagagagagagagagagagacagagagagagacagagagagagacagagagtgatatATAGGTAGATAGAGTGATATATAGATAGAGTGATATATAGGTAGTGATATATATAGGTAGATATAATGATCGACAGATAGAGTGGTAgaatatacttatatatatatatagacaggaAGATAGAAACATCTATCGTCAGATAGACATGGGTGTTCTGGACTTGCGTCAGATGCACCGAGGTACCGTGTGTGTTAACGTGGACCAACTCACGTGCTCAAAGTCCTTCTGCCCCTTGCTCCGGAAGAACCAGTCCACGGTGGCCGAGCCCTCCACCTCGCTCCGCCGCTTGCAGGAGATGCAGCCCAGCTTGAAGCCCTTCCCCGCCACCGCCTCCGTGTCCGAGTCCACCTCGGCACACGCCCCGCGACACATCcccactgggggagggggggcagagcgAGAGATATGGTGAGCgatagagtgggagagagggagggggagagagctgtTAGGATGTGCAACTTTCCGTTGAGCTATACTGTTCAATTCTCCCTCAGGATCACCACGAGTCAATAACATTTGTGTCTTTCCCTTCGTCAGCAATACACAGTGTATAGTGCATAGATGTAGGACTTAACTTGCCCCCATTCAGGAGACATTTCACCACATCCACTCGGCCTCAACAAAAAcattataaatacatttcttaataataaataataaacaaaaaaacactctGGAAAATTATGAAATACATGTTGGGAGTAACATCGTCGCCCATGGCTGTAGCCTTCATAATATGCAAATGTTTTTGAATTATTAAAATACTCACCACCAAGAGTGCATAGCAGCACGAAGATGACTTGTTCCAGTGATACTATATTCCTGCCCATTTTCAATAAGTGACAGGCTTGCTATCTATTATAGATGGAGTTTCAAAAAAAGGGGAGCAAAGCTGAAAGTCTTTAGCTTGAGAAGAGTTCCTCCGGCGACGATCCCCTTCCCAACATCCACTGAACGGAGCACACCTCACTGGTACCACTGTAAGCTGCTTGTTGGAGGTAGACTACTGATTGTGCTTATTTCTTACTTTTCACGTCACTCCTATTATCTTGTGAAGCACCTGTACCGGACTCCCTACCTGCACCTGACTCTTATTTGACTCAACTCAGCAAGTTCACATCAGCATCAGGAACATGAGGTACTGCTACGTCAGACGCCTCTAGAAAATTCCTCCTACCCTCCCGATCGCGTAACGCAGTGCATGAACGTAGCGTCTCACCCGTAAGCAACGTGGACCAATGTGCACTTCACAGTCTTTGGTATAACCGGAGATTTTAGAAATCTTGTGGGCTCTGATAGCCTATTTAACGATCTCAGCAATGACTTGGCCTGCGGTTAGATGATAGCTCTAGGGACCACAGTCGCTTAGATTAGAGAGctaccatcacacacaccatgtttcGGTGAGCGCACACGGTTAATATAAAAATGGTTTATGTAATCAATTCAAGTAGCCTACAAAATCCCACTATAAACCCTCTTACGTCTTCCAAAAGCCATTCCTTAATTCACATAGCCTACCGCTCCATGAATAATTAAGCGGATGCTTGCATGCCGTCCCTGATTATCTGATGTACCTTACAAATGTTCACTGAAGGGCAATCGGTATTATCGCTCCTAAAAAAGAGATCAGGTTTGATCCGATCACGGATGTTCAAAAGCCGACGGTGTCGATGGTATCTCGGTCAAAGAACACCACCCTTTCTCCCAGATAGGAGTTCAAATAAATGTTAATACGAAACGCAGTCTCCTCCGTGTAGTAGTGATGGTTACCGTTTGAGAAACAAAtccatgtaaaataaaaaaaaaatacgaatCCTTCCACCTATCTAGGAGCCCCGACTCAGCAGAGATGCCCGGGTCGTGTTGACATTGCAGATGAAACTGCGCTCACGTCCCAAGGCCCTATAAGCATCAGATAtgagcgaaaaaaaaaaacgcccaaTAATCGACGTCCCGATTTCGGTCCCTCAGATAAATCCTCTTCTTTGACACACGGCGCAAACACTGAGTGCAGCTGCACCCCTGTCGCTCATGTCAGGAGACGCTGCTGATGCActgcggtaaaaaaaaaaaccatgtGAGGAGGATACTAGGCTATAGGATGTAGACGGGCTCCCAGGGCGATGCACACCTCCTCTAATATGTACTATGCACGACCTTTGAGTTGAACCGCAAAAATATCACCATAAAACAGTCAACCACATGTAGGCTGCACCTCGCTTTGGTAAATCGTgtgccatgttttatttttccttcaaaGTGATGTTAGAGTGGATGTGTTTGGGTGAAGGTGAGACTGCCTGCCCCTTTAACCGGGGCTGGAAGATGGGCGGGGGGACGCGTGTTGTTGTACATGGTGGTGTACTGTCTCCTCAGCCAAGGCACCCGATATGATCACCATCAGAATCACACAAATGTGCCGCAAAGTACCCACTTCCATTCGCAATAATCGTGTTGGAGTCTTGTTCGGGTTCGTCGTAAGGGAATAGTAAGGGAAGTTGGTGTAGCGTagtccgacccccccccccccccccccaggatgaGAGTGTATTGGTGCTAATATCGAGCAGCTACATTAGCTACTTAGCGGCGGGTAAGTTTTTATTCTTGCGTGTTTTTGCATCGTTGTTGCGATTGACACAGCGTAACATGAAGTGCACTTCCGTAGACGATAGCCATTTGCGTTATACATTGAAAATGCCATTACGTATTCAGATCTATTCGTCGTTATATCGTCATTTTAGATGTGCAACTGCTAAGCTAACTCGCAGCTAACTTGGCTGGTGTGATAGCATGACACCCAATGCCTTTTGCATGGATGCTATGTTAGCCTCTTCATTTTCACTAAATGGTTCGCCATGAAATTCATTCATACAACTTGTATGGCTGCATTATCTTGTATATCTTACACTAGTGCAGATGTCGTCCATTGCTAACTTCAAACGGCTAGCACAAGCAGGTGTAAACATGGCCATCTGTCCAGCTGCCTTCAATTTGGCCAATGCCCCCTTACACAATGGTGCTATTCACATTTATGGTCCATTGTTGACAGTGGTGCAGAAGTGAAACGTTGAACAAAGAAGTTTAATATTCTCCGATGTTTACTTTCTACGTAGACCTCTTTCACAATGGAGCAGCAGCTGTGTAGTCCCGTCAGCGCCCCTACTGGCCTGATCGTCCAGGTGTGTTTCCCTGGCGCCCGCACTGCCGTCTTGGACAACCTGAACCGCCAGCGCGAGGAAGGGCGTCTCTGCGATCTCGCCATCCAGGTGCAGGGTCATGTGTACAGGGCCCATCGGTGTGTGCTCGCTGCCTCCTCGCCTTATTTCCACGACCAGGTGGGTAACGCTTTTGTTGTTTAGTAAGCACATCGGTATCACATTTTATAAATACTCAGaatacagatacaggtcatttaGCATTGTATACCCTTCGGGCATCTGTTCCAAAGTAgtaggctgcagacattggggatcaaacccacaaCTTGCGAACCAACTTGCGTTGGGTCTAGAACACCCTGCCAGCCCTATACTATCCTTATCACATGCGTCACAGTTTGTGTAGATATTCTACGGGAGTAGGCTACCGTTGTTGAGGTGGGTAAAAGTCCGACTCCAGTCGGAAGGTCCTGGTTTCGTTCCCCAGTGTTGACAGCATCACTGTGCACTGTGCTCAATCCCATCCTATGAATCGTACGTAGAGAGTTCCGGATGTTGACGCCCCCCTTTCGCAGGTGCTGCTGAAGAACGTCACCATGGTGTCCCTCCCCTCCGTCATGGACCCGCTGGCCTTCCAGAGCGTCCTGGCCTCGGCCTACACGGGCCAGCTCAGCATCGTGCACGAGGACATCGTCAACTACGTCACGGTGGCCAGCTTCCTCCAGATGTGGCACATCGTGGACAAGTGCACCGAGCTCCTCAAGAGGCACCGGCCGCTGGCGGAGCCCCAGCCGGGGGGGGACGCCATCCCCtcggcctccaccaccaccaccaccaccacctcctcctcctcctcctcctcctcctcctccctgcccccgccccccgcccagcCCGGGACCTCCTCCAGGCAGCAGTCCCCGAGCAGCTCCGACTGTCTCTACGTGGAGCGGGAGGGCCGGAGGCGGGACCGCAGGCCGgacgccctcccccctctggcCACCTGGAGGCGGCCCCAGCAGTTCCCTCGATGGGGCCGAGCCAGGGGCCCCTCGTCAGGGCCCCACTCGGCCGCCGACTCCCAGCTGGGCGCCTCGCTGCCGGGGTACGGCGACTGCAGCGGCGACTACGCCGGCTGCGAGGAGGTGTGGTTGACGTCGGCCACCGCCGCGGCGAAGGACGCCCCGACGAACGCCGACGCACACTACGGCGCTcagctcggaggaggaggaggaggggctggacTGGAGGGGTTGAGGCAGAGGGTGAGGCTGCATCCGAGGGCGTCGGGCCCAGAGAGGGGGGACCGGAGCCGGGACGTGGTGGAGGTGGCCGAGCTGCCGCCAGCACCGCCGCtgcagcaggagaggaggaaggtggagagaggagggatggaggcagACGAAGGGGTCGGGGAGGACGTGGCGGGGAGGAGGGACCGATGTGTGCAGCCTGGACAAACTGGTAAGGAAAAATACAATACTTTATACACTGTGGGTTCTTGGTTTTTAAGATGCATTTAGGGGATGTGTGTAAAGGTTTAGGGTAGGGTAGGCCATTTATTTTAAGATGATTTTTTGGTCACGCTCATCTCTTTCCATTGATCAATTGAATCAATACATCAAATGATCTGACAAAAAAGGAACAGAGTCCAGTATCTGTGGCTGTTGCACGATTGCATTCAAATGCATTTTTCGGTTGAATACTTGGCTAGCTTGGCTAGCCTAGCTTACTCTGGCtagtttctccaaattgcctgCCCTACCTTTTAATGTTTATCTCTATTTATTGAAACAGTGTGGATACAGAATCAATCTCTCATCCTGGAAAGTTtatatgttctgtattataatAATTGTACATGATTCCGTCCAGAATCATCAGGTTTGAAAACTGttaacattatttaaaaaaataaatcccaGGAGACTCCCATGGCCAGACGAGCGATGGAGAGTCGTCCGGACAAGCGGAGGCCAGAGGCAGGCCAGAGGACGACAAGGACCGGGAGCACGGCGACGCCTCCCTGATGGGCCGCACCTGTGGACCGGACCACGGcatcccctccccctcgccccggATGCAGTGGCAGGCGCCCTGGTCCCAGGCCGAGGCCACGCCCCTGGAGGAGGACCAGTCCGAGGTGGACTTCGAGCGCCTAGCGGAGGGCCACTTCGAAGGGAAGACCTACGACGAGATCCAGGACGGCACCGGCCAGGTCTCCCAGCGGCCCCTGGTCCCCGTCTCCCCCGACCACCACGGCGACTTCGGCCTCGCCTGGCCGTCGGCGGACGTGGCCTCGGCGCCCGCCACGCCCAGCCGGCCCCTCACCCCGGCGCTCTCCCAGTTCCCCCTCGGCCCCGCCTCGCCCCCCatcccgtcgtcgtcgtcgtcgctgTCCATCGCCGGCGCCCCCTACACGGGCAAGGTGCACTTCTGCCACTGCGGCAAGGCCTACACGCTGAAGAGCATGCGCGACCGCCACG contains:
- the zbtb22a gene encoding zinc finger and BTB domain-containing protein 22; this translates as MEQQLCSPVSAPTGLIVQVCFPGARTAVLDNLNRQREEGRLCDLAIQVQGHVYRAHRCVLAASSPYFHDQVLLKNVTMVSLPSVMDPLAFQSVLASAYTGQLSIVHEDIVNYVTVASFLQMWHIVDKCTELLKRHRPLAEPQPGGDAIPSASTTTTTTTSSSSSSSSSSLPPPPAQPGTSSRQQSPSSSDCLYVEREGRRRDRRPDALPPLATWRRPQQFPRWGRARGPSSGPHSAADSQLGASLPGYGDCSGDYAGCEEVWLTSATAAAKDAPTNADAHYGAQLGGGGGGAGLEGLRQRVRLHPRASGPERGDRSRDVVEVAELPPAPPLQQERRKVERGGMEADEGVGEDVAGRRDRCVQPGQTGDSHGQTSDGESSGQAEARGRPEDDKDREHGDASLMGRTCGPDHGIPSPSPRMQWQAPWSQAEATPLEEDQSEVDFERLAEGHFEGKTYDEIQDGTGQVSQRPLVPVSPDHHGDFGLAWPSADVASAPATPSRPLTPALSQFPLGPASPPIPSSSSSLSIAGAPYTGKVHFCHCGKAYTLKSMRDRHVKMQHLNLRPFGCPVCGKTFKMKHHLTKHLKTHGGLRPYECGLCGKKVIWRESFLRHQARCERMAAANNNNNNNNVSGATSSSGGVNGGPAMGAGGGAYGGYGFDHGEAFLALAGQVKVEEADFGGEVVGDDGGGGGGGGGGGRLMGGVAGIMDELRSQSRILHGHVFKEEASEGFS